The region CCCTCCTGTCACATGGCACCTTGATAGGAGGTTGAAGGTAAGATAAAGTCAGTTACCTTTTAGACCTGAGTAATCGATGTTCAGCAGTAACCAGTAttagtaaaagtattcatttaTGAGATTATTCTCTGGTTGTgttctgttttttctgcagaaagTGCAAATGAAGAAAGAGCGGGCTCCTCCGACCGTCTCCGACCTCTCTCAGCAGGACCCCAGCTACGCCAGCGATGCAGAGTTGTTGGCTGCTGCAGGTATAGTAGTATTATGCtgaaatgaacatgaaattACTATGTAGTATGCTGTGGAGCTGCTCGGACTTGTGTTTGTGCCACGAGAAATTCATCAGTGTGTCTCGAGCAATGCAGTTGATACATTTTTGTGCCGTTCTCCTCTTCAGAGAGTGTCCTGGACGAGTCCGAGGCGTCGGTCAGCACGCAGCTGACAACCTGGGGAGACCTCGCCAGCTCCGTGTGCCAGGACGACAGGCCAGGGCCCTCGTCCCTCCGACAGACCTCGGAACCCGGTGGCGTCGTGCTGGAGGGCTGGCAGAAGTTCTGGGAGCAGCCGCCTGAATCCGCCCAAGCCCTTGGTATAGCCCCCGCGAACATCAAGTGGCTGAAGACCAACGAgacctacgggctgtttgagAGGGCGTCCAGGTACAAGAACGTCAGGGGAGAGATTTCCGAGAGGAAGCTCTTTAAGGAGAAGATGGAGTTCCACCCGCCCCCACCTCCTATGGCCGTCAAGGGAGCTGTGCCCAACATgctctccttcttcaccacccCTGCCTTCTTCTGGCGCCCGGTCGGCGTGATGAAGGCGTTGATCCGCTGCCCCAACACCAACTGCCCCGCACCGCCAGGAGCGTACCTGGAGAAGAAAGGCTTCGGCAGCTACGCCAGGCAAGTGTGTGGCATGAAGTTCAACTACACCCTGTTGACAGAGAAGCTTACGTGCCCACATTGTCGAAAGATGAGGCAGACCGTGAGCCAGGCACACGGTGATGCGGACGACAGTGAAGATGAGGGGGCAGACGCACACAGTGCCCAACAGTACACGTGGCTGGCACACAGTCCCAAGATTCTGATGAACCTCGCCCCAGCCATCAGAAGCATGTTCCCTGCCATACTGTGTGGGAAGCGTGCTGTGGACAGAGGTGTGGTCACCCTGCTCAGTGACCGACTCAACGCTGTCTCAATGAGCAAGGTGCagaggctgctgcagcagggCCACGACGAGTGGTACGTGGAGCGGCGTGACCTGTACCAGACTCTGCTGTACGATGCCCACACAGCTGGATCCGCTTCATCTCAGGGGGGCATCCTGTCCTATGTGAGAGCAGCTGGCACTTACACCCCTCCCATTGCCCAGTCTCCCCTTCCGTCTGCTCGTCTCCTGAGGCGTGCTCACCTGATCATGGAGATCGAAAAGATGCCCGTCTACAGACACCAGATCCTCAGTGTGACTGGAGAAATCCTGTGCATTGATGGTACAAGAAAAGTATGTATAAAGTACTTGTCATTTATTAAAATCATATGGAACAGGCAGACTGTTAATAAACACCATGCAACAAATGTTCTGCTCCTTTCTTTTCTTAGGTCCTCAAGAAGATATATGGTGATGGCCAGGGTACCATGCAGTACGTCACCAGTGTACTGAACGAGTGGGGCCAGTTCTTGACGACAGTGGTGGTGGCAGCTGAGTCAGAGGGGTGCTACGCGCGCATGGCGAAAGGTCTCATTGCCCGGTTTCGACGTGCCAATGCTCCTGCACCGAAAGTAATTTATGCAGACAACAACTGCTGTCGGTAAGTTTAATAACAATTCCTTTGAAACCTATAAGAAAATTAATCAACGTGACGTACAAAACAGTAACACACATGTACAAAATGTTGATATCATTTCAGTGACAGCGGTTCCTCCTTTCTGGAGAGTCTGTTTGCTGACTGGGTACAGCAGGGTGCTGTGGTCAGACTGGACATCCGACACTGGCTACATCGCTGGGATGCTGTTGTGATCAAACAGAGCCATGCCAAGTACGGGTTGTTCATGAGTGCCTTGGCTGGTGCGGTGCTCGCCTACAACAAGACGGACATGATGCTCCTGGTCCAGGCTGTCAGGAGTGGCAACGGAGAGCTGTACGGCAGGTATTCCGACGAGGAGATGATAGCCTTCCTCAAACCTCACCAGGTCAGATCGTATGTGAGGCGCATCACCCGTGGGGTTGTGGTAAGTGTGACATTGATCCACATATGTAATTTTTGAATAAGAAGCAATCttgcttattttctgtcaattttgGATTCAACTGTACTGGAAATAAATGCAAGATCATTAGGAGTAGCAACACTTTCCAATTATTGTGATGTGATTTAACACTCAAAGCtgagaatatacagtcatggaaaaaaatattagactatttttttcttcaatttttgttcattttaatgtctggtacaactaaaggtacaattgtttggacgaatataatgatgacaacaaaaatagctcacaagagattaatttaattttatgtatatgttatagGAGTCTGCTTTGGTGATTGAGGCCATCATTGCCGAGTTCGGGGGACCAGCAGGCCTGGACATTGATGGAATCCCCCTGTTCAAGTCAACAGAGGCAGTTGATGCTCACTGGGCAACTGCAAGCAAGCATCTCGGCTGCATGCAGGTGGGTTGATGTCTTTTCACTTATCATGTGTTATTATAAAACCACTCACACTTGTGGACACCAGTTTGAATAAGGAACTtgaatttgttgtgttttacaggATCCCCCTGGCATACagctgtatgtgtctgtgaagGTTGTGGTGCTGAATGGTGTTCGGCTCAACAAGTACAGGTGCCGGAGAGGCAGTAACTCTTTGGAGGGGTTGCACGCACACCTTTACAATGCCATACCTTCACAGAGATGTGGGATTATGCCGTTCCAAGTGagtaattgaaaataaacacTTCAATATGGCGTAGTTTcaatgatgcattttatttcacAGCTTTAGTCATCACTTCCAAGCCTATACAATACCAGTCAAAATGGTCATGTGTTTCAGGCATACCTGATGGCCTTTGCTGTGCAGTGGAACAACCGCATGGCATCACTCCGGGTTGCTGGCGGTCAGGGTCGGCAGACGTCATGCATGGACGCGCGGCAGATCCAGCGCATCAATCAGCAGGCTGAGCTTCTGTTCGGCAAGGAGCACGTCCTGGAGCCCAACTTTGCTGCTCCACTGCCCGTCCCTGATGCGTACGAGCACCCAGATGAGGAGGAGCTCCTTGGCGTGGAGTATGCCGTGTGCCAGTCTACCAGCTTCACTGCTAAAAATTTCTATGTGCAGAAAGGTACAGCATTTAATCACACATTAAATTGTACACATGAAGCAAGGTTATACTTACTTATCCAtagtttttcatgcaaattctAGCAATGACTGACACGAAGGGGAAACCCAGGAATAGGACTCGGATGCAGAGTAGTTGAGAAAAAACAAGGTCTTTATTGTGTCCAAGAAAAACGGAGCAACAGGTAACAAAAGGCGCCTCTAAAAACGAGGGAGATActaagaaaaataccaaaacttaactgaggagatctttaggcaaaaaggggcaaaaggccaacaaaaaatcactcttaaCGAGGGCTAAGGAAAGGTAACAATTTAACAAGACTATGACTGTGGCAATACTGTGGTTCAGAGCTAGTGGTGCGGACAAAAGAcatgacacactggcacaggacaaaggggagacacagactataagcacatgagggtaatggggaacaggtggacacaatcagggaatcagggaagacaatcagactggagacacatgaggaagggcaagtgacctgaaacgagaggagagttacttttcaaaataaaacaggaattgacaagacagagacaggacaaaaacgcaacttgacaaaacactcaccgcggtgtgacagtACCCCCCCCTCTAGGGCCGACACCTGACGGCCCAGGCTGTTCAGGGTGTTCTTTATAAAAGTCTCGAATGAGGTCAGGGTCCATGATGAACCTGGCTGGGACCCACTGTCGTTCCTCTGGGCCATACCCCTCCCAGTCCACAAGGAACTGCCTGCCCCGACCTCGATTGCGCACTGCCAGCAGCTTCTTTACGGCATAAACAGGCCCCCCTTCGACCATTCGGGGAGACGGGGGTGGCTTGGTTGCCGGCACCATGACGCTCTCCTTGACAGGCTTAATCTTGCTGACATGGAAGGTGGGATGTACTCTGAGGGACCGGGGCAGACGGAGGCGCACGGCTGCTGGATTGATGATTTTAGAGATGGGGAATGGACCAACAAAGCGTGGAGCCAGTTTGCGGGACTCCACCTGCAACGGCAGCTCCTTGGCAGCGAGCCACACCCGCTGGCCAGGTTGATAGGCAGGAGCCGGTCTCCTCCTGCGATCTGCTGCTCTCTTAACTCTGTCCCCTTGACGGATTAGTGTCTGGCGGGCTGCTGCCCAGATGCGGCGGCAGCGGCGGACTAGGGCATGGGCGGAGGGCACCGACACTTCAGGCTCAGACTCAGAAAAGACAGGGGGTTGGTAACCAAACACACAATTGAAGGGGGACATACCGGTGGCAGAGGTGGGAAGGGAATTGTGGGCGTACTCGACCCATGTCAGGTGTTGACTCCAAGACGCTGGATTCTGTGCCACCAGGCACCGGAGGCCGGTTTCCAGCTGCTGATTGAGGCGCTCCGTCTGGCCGTTAGCCTCTGGATGGTACCCCGAGGTGAGGCTAACAGTAGCTCCAATTAACTTGCAGAACTCCCTCCAGAACCGTGAGATAAATTGGGGCCCCCGATCTGACACAATGTCCTGAGGGAATCCGTGGATCCTAAACACATTGTTCATCATACACTCAGCGGTTTCTTTAGCAGACGGCAGTTTAGGCAAAGCTATGAAATGTGCCATCTTAGAGAATCTGTCCACTACGGTTAAGACCGTAGTGTTACCTCTGGAGATCGGGAGCCCCGTGACAAAATCCATGGAGATCTCCGCCCACGGCCGGGACGGGATGGGGAGAGGCTGCAGCAAGCCTGCGCGGGCTCTGGAGGAGTTCTTATTCCTGGCACAGACTGGACACGCCTCAACGTACTCCTGGACCTCCGGCTCCATGGACGGCCACCAGAACCGCTGTGCGATGGCGAACATGGTCCGACGTACACCCGGATGGCAGGTGAGCAGAGACGAGTGAGCCCAGTGAATCACCTGTGGGCGCAGATTAACAGGAACAAACAGACGATTTTCGGGGCACCCACTAGGTGGAGGGGTCTCACCATTCGCCTGCTTCACCTCGGCTTCTATGGGCCAGGTAACCGCTCCAACCACATGGTTAAGTGGAAGGATGGGGTCAGGTTCCGTGGCAACGGGCTCGGGGCTGAAAAGACGGGACAGGGCATCAGGCTTAGTGTTCTTTGACCCCGGTCTGTAAGATAGGGAAAATTGAAAACGGTTAAAGAACAATGACCAGCGGGCTTGTCGAGAATTCAACCGTTTGGCCTTTCTTATGTACTGCAGGTTTTTATGGTCTGTCCAAACCAGGAACGGGTGTTGTGCCCCCTCCAGCCAGTGCCGCCACTCCTCCAGCGCCACCTTCACTGCCAGCAGCTCCCGATTTCCCACATCGTAGTTTCGCTCCGCTGCCGTCAGGCGTCGTGACAGGAAGGCACAGGGGTGGAGCTTGTTGTCCGACTCGGCTCGTTGGGACAGAACACCCCCGATCCCCTCATTGGAAGCATCAACTTCCACCACGAACTGGCGAGAGGGGTCGGGGAGTGTGAGGATGGGTGCTGTAGTGAACCGCCGCTTAAGCTCTCGGAAGGCTGCGTCCGCGTCGGCGGACCAGCGGAACGGCACCTGTGGAGAAGTGAGAGCATGGAGAGGAGCCGCTGTCGCGCTGAAGCCTCTGATAAACCGCCTGTAAAAGTTGGCAAATCCTAAGAATTGCTGCACTTTCTTGCGGCTATCTGGTGTGGGCCACTCAGCCACAGCGCTAACTTTTGCCGGGTCCATCTGAACCCTTCCAGGAGCTATGATAAAGCCCAGGAAGGAGATGGTATCGGCGTGAAATTCGCTCTTTTCGGCCTTTACAAACAACTTATTCTCAAGGAGACGTTGCAGAACAAGTTTGACGTGTCTCTTGTGAGTCTCCACGTCGGGAGAGTAAATCAGGATGTCATCTAAGTAGACATATACAAAGtgatctagaaaaaaaaaaaaacacatcatttatCATGGACTGAAATACTGCTGGAGCGTTTGTGAGGCCGAACGGCATGACTAAATACTCATAGTGTCCTGAAGGTGTGTTGAAACCAGTCTTCCACTCATCCCCTTCCCGAATGCGAACGAGGTGATATGCATTACGCAGGTCTAATTTGGTGAATATCTGCGCCTGTTGAAGTTGGTCGAATACTGAAGTCATGAGGGGAAGGGGATATCTATTCTTTACTGTGATCTCGTTGAGGGGGCTATAGTCAATGCAGGGGCGGAGGGTCCCAtcctttttctttacaaaaaagaaCCCAGCCCCGGCTGGAGACGAGGATGGTCGAATCAGGCCTGCTTTCAATGAGGTCTCAATGTAGTCTTTCATGGCCTGCCTTTCAGGCCCAGAAACCGAATAAAGCCGGCCCTTGGGAATGGTGGAGCCCGGCAGGAGCTCGATGGGGCAGTCATAGGGGCGATGTGGTGGAAGAGCTGTGGCCTTACTTTTACAAAAAACCTCCGCGAGGTGGTGATAACAGCTTGGTACTGTGGTCAGGTCGATGGTCTCTGGGTCTATGGCAGAGTTAACAGAAACATTGTTCAGAGTGAGAGTTTCATTCTGGGGCCGGCAACAGATTTTACAACCCTCCCCCCACCCAATAATGTCCCCGGTCTGCCAATCAATGCGCGGGTTGTGGCGCACCAGCCACGGGAGCCCGAGGATGAGAGAGTGCTGAGGTGAGTTAATCAGGTAAAGTCTAATGTGCTCCTCATGATCAGCGATGTGAATGTGTACTGGTTCAGAAATATGTGTAATGTCAAATAGTGCGCGCCCGTTGAGCGCGCTCGCCTTAATAGGCTTACTCAGCGGCTCTACCTGGAGCCCCAGTCTCTGAGCAAACCCCCAGTCAATCAAGCTCCCATCCGCCCCCGAGTCAATCAAAACACCCTGCTCAATGTCCTTGCCAAGGTGCGTAATCGTTACGGTTGTTAACTTTCGTGGGATGGGGGTGACGGCTGTGAAATGACTCACCACCAAGGTCGCTTTCACGGGGCAGGCGGCGATGAGGTGGCCCTGTGTGCCACAGTAAAAGCACCTGCCTTCCTGGGATCGCCGCTGCCGCTCCTCCCGAGAAAGCCGGGACCTTCCCAGCTGCATAGGTTCCCCCTCCAGCTCAGCAGAAGGGCGAGGAAGTGGCTCGGGAGGAGATCGACGTGGCGCCGTGCGCCAAGGAGCCGCGGAGGGATCTGGCATAGCGGCTGGCACCAACCTGGACCCGCGCCGCTGCTTCCTCTCCTGCAGCCGGTTATCCGTGCGGACGGCGAGAGCGATGAGGGAGTCGAGGTCCGGAGGAAGGTCCAGCGGAACCAGAAGATCCTGGATAGGATCTGCGAGCCCTTTCAAAAAAACGTCGTACAAGGCAGCGGCGTTCCACCCGCTCTCCGTAGCCAGGGTGCGGAAGCGGATGGCATAATCACAAACTGAATCAGCTCCCTGCTTCAGCCTGCAGAGTTCCCGAGCCCTCTCTCGATCTGTCGCCACCGGGTCAAAGACGAGTCTGAGAGCTTCGGTGAATCTCTTATGTGACGTACACACCTCGGAGTCTCTGGCCCACTCCGCGGTGGCCCACTCCCGGGCCCTTCCCGTGAGGTGAGACATCATGAAGGCAACTCTGGATCTCTCCGTGGGAAAATCATGGGGTGAGTGTTCATAATGCATTTCGCATTCTGTGATGAAGGACCTACTTAGTCCGAGGTCCCCCGAGTATCGCTCCGGAGGAGCCAGCCTGGTGCATGCGCCAAAGCGCGTAGATGAGGGAGAGGGCTCCGGAGACGCTGCGGGCGGTTCAGGCGCTGCTGTCGGGTTCTTGGCGAGGATGAGGAGAAGCTGCTCCACCTGGGAGCCGAGGAGACCAACCTTGGACATCACGGTGGCCTTAAACTCCTCTTGGCTGAACGCGAGTCCTCTGAGTCCTTGGCCAAGGCTGgccacct is a window of Centropristis striata isolate RG_2023a ecotype Rhode Island chromosome 24, C.striata_1.0, whole genome shotgun sequence DNA encoding:
- the LOC131962582 gene encoding uncharacterized protein LOC131962582 gives rise to the protein MENHPKHRCSVCNKTFTEKSNLTRHLKIHAVARETFDCDVCRKSFTTKSSLVSHQQQHQYPNIVLYRQGEARLQCTGAAKSVAEAPSTAVDTTWLDPQTAEAAAKRSGGELWKGQLVIVFGKYTGQTFRWLLENDVGWLVWLLFQYCQQGEQNKLLKWQKERLLEYAREFPPVTWHLDRRLKKVQMKKERAPPTVSDLSQQDPSYASDAELLAAAESVLDESEASVSTQLTTWGDLASSVCQDDRPGPSSLRQTSEPGGVVLEGWQKFWEQPPESAQALGIAPANIKWLKTNETYGLFERASRYKNVRGEISERKLFKEKMEFHPPPPPMAVKGAVPNMLSFFTTPAFFWRPVGVMKALIRCPNTNCPAPPGAYLEKKGFGSYARQVCGMKFNYTLLTEKLTCPHCRKMRQTVSQAHGDADDSEDEGADAHSAQQYTWLAHSPKILMNLAPAIRSMFPAILCGKRAVDRGVVTLLSDRLNAVSMSKVQRLLQQGHDEWYVERRDLYQTLLYDAHTAGSASSQGGILSYVRAAGTYTPPIAQSPLPSARLLRRAHLIMEIEKMPVYRHQILSVTGEILCIDGTRKVLKKIYGDGQGTMQYVTSVLNEWGQFLTTVVVAAESEGCYARMAKGLIARFRRANAPAPKVIYADNNCCRDSGSSFLESLFADWVQQGAVVRLDIRHWLHRWDAVVIKQSHAKYGLFMSALAGAVLAYNKTDMMLLVQAVRSGNGELYGRYSDEEMIAFLKPHQVRSYVRRITRGVVESALVIEAIIAEFGGPAGLDIDGIPLFKSTEAVDAHWATASKHLGCMQDPPGIQLYVSVKVVVLNGVRLNKYRCRRGSNSLEGLHAHLYNAIPSQRCGIMPFQAYLMAFAVQWNNRMASLRVAGGQGRQTSCMDARQIQRINQQAELLFGKEHVLEPNFAAPLPVPDAYEHPDEEELLGVEYAVCQSTSFTAKNFYVQKAMTDTKGKPRNRTRMQSS